The nucleotide window TCGATCGCCAGCACGGCGCCGCTGGTTTCGAAATGGACGCTGCGCACATAGGCGCTGTCCGAATCCTGCGCGCCCGGCTGCGGCAGCATGTAGGTATGCCAGGGCAGCAGCTTGTCGCCGTCGCCGGCGCGGACGAAGCGGCCGCGCCGCTCCGCCAGCGGGCGGAAGTTCTTGCCGTCGCGATCGACCGCGTAGAGCCCGGGCGCGGCATTGACTTCGCCCGGTGCCAGGTCCTTGTCGGTGCTGTCGAACAGCAGCCGGTTGTCGCTGACCCACTGGAAGTGGCCGATGTCGCCGTCCGCGAACGAGGCCACCACCTTGGCGTCCAGCGTGGCCAGGTCGACGACAGCCAGCCTGTCGCGGCCGCCCTCCGCCGCAGTGACCTTGGCGGCCAGGTGGCGTCCGTTGGGCGACAGTTGCGCGCCGCCGAATTCGGCGTTGTCGAAGAAGTCCTGCACGGGCGGTGGCGCGGCGGCGGCGCGGCCGGGCAGCAGCAGGGCGGCAGCCAGCAGGGCCCCGGCCAGGAGAGCGGAAGTCGGCATGAAAGTCGGTAATAACGGTAAGTCAGCGAACTTATCATGCGTCCCGTTCCAGCTTTCTCACCAAATGTCACATGATCAATTTTTATTTAATCTCATTAATTTCCGGCGTACGGATGTGGCGCACCAGTGCCGCCTGCCGCGGTGCCGGCGGCGGTGTCAGCAGGCTGACCAGGGCCAGCGCCAGGAGCCCGGCCGGCACGCCGAACACGGCGGCCGAGATCGGCGCGATGTCGAACCATTGGGTGGCCGCGCTGCCGCCCAGCGTGGGATTGGTGCGCACCATGTAGAACTGGCAGACCAGGAAGCCGGTGGCCATGCCGGCCAGCGCGCCCCAGCGGTTGGCGCGGCGCCAGAAGACGCCCATCACGAGCGCCGGGAACAGCGTGGAGGCGGCCAGCGAGAACGCGGCGCCCACCAGCGACAGGATATCGCCCGGTTTCGACGAAGCGGAATAGGCGGCCACGAAGGCCACGCCCAGCAGGATCAGCTTCGAGATCGTCACGCGTTTTTGCGTGGAGGCCTTCGGGTCGACGATCTTGTAGTACACATCGTGCGACAGGGCGTTGGAGATGGCCAGCAGCAGGCCATCGGCCGTGGACAGGGCCGCGGCCAGGCCGCCGGCCGCCACCAGGCCGGAAATCACGTAGGGCAGTCCGGCGATTTCCGGCGTGGCCAGCACCAGCACGTCGCCGTCGATGGCGATCTCGGCCAGCTGCACGAGGCCGTCGCCATTGATGTCGGTGATGCTGATCAGCGGGTTGGCCCGGTCCACGCTGGCCCAGTACGACACCCAGGTGGGCAGCTCGGAGAAATGGCTGCCGACCAGTGCGCTGTAGATGTCGTATTTGACGAGTACCGCCAGCGCGGGGATGGTCAGGTAGATCAGCAGGATGAAGAACAGCGTCCAGAACACGGACACGCGGGTTTCGTCGACCGATGGCGTGGTGTACGAGCGCATCAGGATGTGCGGCAGCGCGGCGGTGCCCAGCATCAGGCAGAACGCCAGCGCGATGAAGTTGCGGCGCTTGATGTCCGACTGTTCCTGCGTGGCGCCCGGGAACGGTACCGCGTGCGGCGTCAGCGGCCGCGCGCGCCGCAGGTTATCGTTGCGCGCCGCGTTCCAGATGGCCACGGCATCGTCGGCACTCTTCGGATAGGCGATCAGCGCACGCTCGGCGGCGCGGATTTCCAGCAGCGAGGCGTTGCGCAGGCGAACGTTGTCGAGGGCATGCTGCAGTTCGGCGCGCCCGGTTTCCCACGCGGTGGGCAGGCCGTCCAGGCGCTGCTGGTATTGCGCGGCGCGTTCGCGGAATACATCGCGCACGGCGGTTTCCCTGGGGTCGGCCACCAGTGCGGCTTCGCGCGCCGACAGTTGCGGCAGCAGCTTGCCGTAGGCCACCTGCGGGATCGGATTGCCGCTGTGCTTCGCGGACAGCCACATGGCCGGGATCAGGAAGGCGGCGACGATGATGATGTACTGCGCCACCTGCGTCCACGTGATGGCGCGCATGCCGCCCAGGAACGAGCAGACCAGCACGCTTGCCAGGCCGAGGAAGATGCCGACCGAGAAATCGACACCCGTGAAGCGCGAGGCGATCAGCCCCACCGCATAGATCTGCGCCACCACGTAGGTAAACGAGATGAGGATGGTGGCGGCCACTGCGCACAGCCGCACCGCGCGGCCGTTGGCCGGCCCGCCATAGCGCTCGGCGAGGAAATCGGGAATCGTGTACTGGCCGAACCTGCGCAGGTAGGGCGCGATCAGCAGCGCCACCAGGCAGTAGCCGCCGGTCCAGCCCATCACGAAGGCCAGGCCGTCGAAGCCGTTCAGGTACAGCGTGCCGGCCAGGCTGATGAAGCTGGCGGCCGAGATCCAGTCGGCCGCCGTGGCCATGCCGTTGAACAGCGCCGGCACGCGCCGCCCGGCCACGTAGTATTCGGCCACGCTGGAGGTGCGCGAGACCAGCCCGATCGAGGCATACAGCACGATGGTGGCGAACATGAACATGTAGCCGATCCACACGCGCGGCATGCCTTCGCTTTCCAGCATCGCCAGCGACAGCAGGAACGCGGCGAAGCAGGCGGTGAAGACCAGGTAGTAGCGCGTCAGGCGCTGCCGGAAGGTGCGCTTCACGGCTGTTCCCGGTGGCGGCGGTCGAGCCGGCGCATGCGCCAGGCGTAGATGCCGATGATGGCGAGGTAGACCAGCGAGGCGCCCTGGGCCGCCAGGTAGAACGACAGCGGCCAGCCGAAGAGCGTCAGGTCAGCCAGCTCGCGGGCGTAGAACACGGCCAGGAAACTGGTGGCGATCCAGGCCGCCAGCAGGATCGCGGTCAGGCGGCGCGTGCCGCGCCAGTAGGCAGCGTCATGGTCGGTCCCGATGGCCGGGTCGGGATGTCCAGGCATGTCAGCCATAGAACGGCGGCTCCTCTTCCGGGGCTTTGTCGGCGAGGCGCGCCGGGAACGTCAGCCGGAACAGGCTGCCGGGATATTTCGGGTGGCTGGCGCGCGGGTTGCTGAAGACGTCGACCTCGGCGCCATGCTGCTGGGCGATCTCGCGCACGATGGCCAGCCCCAGGCCGCTGCCTTCGGCGCTGCTGCCCAGGATCCGGTAGAAGCGTTCGAACACGTGCTGCCGCTCGGCCGGCGGGATGCCGGGGCCGGTGTCCTCGACTTCGAGCACGGGCGCCTCCTCGGCGCGCAGGCGCACCGTCACGCTGCCGCCCTGCGGCGTGTAGCGCAGTGCATTGTCGATCAGGTTCGACAGCAGCTCGCGCAGCATCACGGCGCTGCCGTCGATGAGCACGGGCGCATCGGGCCCTTCGTAGCCCAGGTCGATGCGGTAGTTGAACGATGCCGGCACCCAGTCGCGCACGGCGCTGCGGGCCACGTCGGCCAGGTCGAGCGCGGCGAACGCGCTGCCCGACTGCGGCTGGTTTTCCGCGCGCGCCAGCGCCAGCAGCTGGTTGACCAGGCGCGTGGCGGCTTCCGAGCTTTTCGCCAGCTGTTCCAGCGAGCGGTGGATTTCATGCTGGTCGGTCTGGCGCAGCGCCAGCTCCGACTGCATGCGCATGCCGGCCAGCGGCGTCTTCATCTGGTGCGCCGCATCGGCGATGAAGCGCTTCTGCATTTCGATCGATTGCGACAGCCGCGCCAGCATCTCGTTGAGCGAGCGGACCAGCGGCGTGATCTCTTCCGGCACCTGGTTGGGCGCGATCGGCGACAGGTCGTCGATCGGCCGGGCGCGGATGCGCTCCTGCAGCTCGGCCAGCGGCAGCAGCCCGCGCGACAGGGCGAACCAGACCAGCGCCAGCACCACTGGCAGGATGATGAACTGGGGCAGGATCACGCCCTTGATGATCTCGTTGGCGAGCCTGGCGCGCTTTTCCAGCGTCTCGGCCAGCTGCACCAGCGCCAGCCGGGGCGGGCGTTCGCCGTCTTCTTCCAGGTTGACGTAGGCGTAGGCGACGCGGATGGGCGTGCCGTGCAGGTTGGCGTTGCGGAAGTGCACGGCGCCGGGGGATGCCATGTCCTCTTCCGCTTGCGGGGCGGGGCGGGGCAGGTCGCGGTCGCCGTCGAGATGGCGGCCCTGCGGACCGAGGATCTGGAAGTAGACGCTGTCGACGTCGTCGGCGCGCAGGATGTCGCGCGCAGCGCCGGGCAGACGGTGTTCGACCGTGCCGTCGACCTCGCGCACCTGCTGCGACAGCACGGTGACGGCGTCTTCCAGCGCGTTGTCGAACGGCTGGTTGGCGATCGATTTCGCCACCAGGTAGGTGATGGCGATGCTCATCGGCCACAGCAGCAGCAGCGGGGCCAGCATCCAGTCCAGGATCTCGCCGAACAGCGAGTGCTGGATCTCCTCTTCTTCCTCGAGGGCAGGGCTCCACGCCGCATCGGAGCGGTCCGCCGGCGAATTCACTTGGGTTCGGCCGCGGCGGCGCTGGAGAATTTTTCGAGACAGTAGCCGAGACCGCGCACGGTGGCGATGCGCACGCCGCCCACCTCGATCTTCTTGCGCAGGCGGTGCACGTAGACTTCGATGGCGTTGTTGCTGACTTCCTCGCCCCATTCGCACAGGTGATCGACCAGCTGTTCCTTCGACACGAGGCGGCCGGTGCGGGCCAGCAGGACTTCCAGCAAGCCCAGTTCGCGCGCCGACAGGTCCAGCATCTGGTCGTTGATGTAGGCGCTGCGGCCCACCTGGTCATAAGTGAGCGGGCCGTGCTTGACGACGGTGGAACCGCCGCCCTGGCCGCGCCGGGTGAGGGCCCGCACGCGCGCCTCCAGCTCGGACAGCGCGAACGGCTTGGCCATGTAGTCGTCGGCGCCCAGGTCCAGGCCGGTGACGCGCTGCTCGACCGAATCGGCCGCCGTGAGGATCAGCACCGGCAGCAGCGAGCCGCGCGAACGCAGCCGGCGCAGCACTTCGAGGCCGGGCAGCTTCGGCAGGCCGAGATCCAGGATCAGCAGGTCGAATTCCTGCGTGGACAGGGCGGTGTCGGCTTCCTGCCCGTTCTTCACGCAGTCGATGGCATAGCCGGACTGGCGCAGCGAGCGCGTGAGTCCGTCCGCCAGGACGCTGTCATCTTCGGCTAGTAAAATACGCATGTTGGCAATCGGGCATTGAGGCAATTTCATTGTACTCAATGTGCGACGGCCATTGGAAAAGCACTGTAAAAACGCTGGATTCCGCTTGCGCAAACCACTGGATACATATACAGTACTGCTTGTACCGGATCGGTACACACAGGAATATTCGGAATCATTGAACAGTTAAAGGTCAAGGAAATCATGGACGACAAGAAAGCGGCAGTACCTGCCTCCGAAAAAGCCAAAGCGCTTGCCGCGGCGCTGGCTCAGATTGAAAAACAGTTCGGCAAGGGTTCCGTCATGCGGATGGATTCGTCCGCCCCGCTGGAAGAAGTCCAGACCGTGTCCACCGGCTCGCTGGGCCTGGATATCGCGCTCGGCGTGGGTGGCTTGCCGCGTGGCCGCGTGGTCGAGATCTACGGCCCGGAATCGTCCGGTAAAACCACGCTGACGCTGCAGACCATCGCCGAAATGCAAAAGCTCGGCGGCACCTGCGCGTTCATCGACGCCGAACACGCGCTGGACGTCACCTATGCGCAAAAGCTGGGCGTGAACCTGCACGAGCTGCTGATTTCGCAGCCGGACACGGGCGAACAGGCCCTGGAAATCTGCGATGCGCTGGTGCGCTCCGGTTCCGTCGACATGATCGTCATCGACTCCGTGGCGGCACTGACGCCGCGCGCCGAGATCGAAGGCGACATGGGCGATTCGCTGCCGGGCCTGCAGGCCCGCCTGATGTCCCAGGCGCTGCGCAAGCTGACCGGCACGATCAACCGCACCAACACGCTGGTCATCTTCATCAACCAGATCCGCATGAAGATCGGCGTGATGTTCGGTTCGCCGGAAACCACCACCGGCGGTAACGCGCTGAAGTTCTACGCCTCCGTGCGCCTGGACATCCGCCGCACCGGCTCGATCAAGTCCGGCGACGAGGTGATCGGTAACGAAACGAAGGTGAAGGTCGTCAAGAACAAGATCGCGCCGCCGTTCAAGGAAGCGCACTTCGACATCCTGTATGGCGAAGGCACTTCCCGCGAAGGCGAGATCATCGACCTGGGCGTGGAAGCGAAGATCGTCGAGAAGTCCGGCTCGTGGTACAGCTACGGCGGCGAGCGCATCGGTCAAGGCAAGGACAATGCCCGTACGTTCCTGCGCGAACGCCCGGCACTGGCCCGCGAGATCGAGAACAAGGTGCGTGCTTCGCTGGGCGTGCGCGAACTGCCGCCGACCGAAGGCGAAGTAGTAGCGCCGAAACTGAAGGCCGTCGAGTAATGCCGGCTGGCCGCGGGCCCCGGTCCTGGCCCCGGCCTGGCCGCCCGGCTCTTCAGTCGATCGACTGATCCTGGGCCTGAAAAGCTCTTCATCGCCACCGACCAAAGATCTTCATCGCCACCGACCAAAGCTCTTCATCGCCACCGACCGCTTTGCGGCGGTGGCGATGTTTTTTATACTGTCCGCTTTTCTCCTGCCCACCCGCCGATCCCGTCCCGATGCGCGCACCACCCCCCAGCCTGAAAGCCCGCGCCCTGCGCCTGCTGTCCACCCGCGAGCACAGCCGCCTGGAACTGGCCCGCAAGCTGGCGCGCCATGCGGAAGAGGGCGACGACATCGATGCCTTGCTCGACTGGCTGGAAAAAAACAAGTGGCTGTCCGAGGAGCGCTTTTCCGAATCCCTGATTCACCGCCGTTCGGCCCGCTATGGCAACAGCCGCATCCTGGCCGAACTGCAAAGCCATGGCGTCAAGGGTGAAGCGTTGCAGGACCTGAAGGCCGGCCTGGCCGAAGATGAAGTGGCGCGCTGCTGCGACGTGTGGCGGCGCAAGTTCCACGGCAAGGTCGCCGAGGATGCCGAAGAGCGCAGCAAGCAGATGCGCTTCCTCATCCAGCGCGGCTTTTCCCAGAAAGCCGTGCGCGCCGCCATGAAGGGCTACGACCCGGACGACGAGTTTGGAAATATCTGATATTCACACAACGATTCACACAACGCAGAGCAGCCTCCGGGCTGCTTTTTTGTTGCCCCAAAAACGGTGACAGTCACCATTTGTTTTGCAACATTTCCCGGAAAATGGTGCCTGTCACCGTTTTTCGATATTCACCCAACATCGGGCAGCTGCCGGGCAGTTTTTTGTTGCCCGAAAAACGGTGACAGTCACCATTTGTTTTGCAACATTTCCCGGAAAATGGGAATGGGAGGACAGTCATGCATGACTGTACCGCTACGCTGGCAAGGCGCTGTGCTCCTTGAAACCCCAGCTGCACCCCACTTCAGGAAATAACTTTATTCACTGCAACGCTTCCGACGCCACGTCCTGCCACCGCGATCCCGCGTGGCGCCCCTCTTTACGCTGGAGGTTGTACGATCACATTGCTATCCAGTGCCCCAGCGGTGTGCTACACTTTTGTAGTTTTATGCAGCACCGCGGGTGCGGTGGTTGTCCGTAGAAGCTGCGGCAACGTACGAAATCAGTACATGGCTGCTTACTAATTTGGCCGCGCGAGCGGCATCGGTGTTATGTCTCTGTCAAATCCTCTCAAGAGTGCGCCCTCCCCACAGCGCGCCATGGACATCCAGGCGTTCGCGCACATGGGTGCACCATGGGATTTCGTCACCTGTTTCACCGACATCTCAGTCAACGACACTCTGCTGGCTTCCAGGATCCCGGTTGCCGCCAGCGCCACGCACCCGCATAGCAAACGTACCCGCTTGACAATTGCCATCCCCGCAAGGACGCGCAATTGCCCGGTATCGACCCCACGCTGGGCGGTTCATGCCGCCATCACAGCTCAGGTGCCGCACGACTGAAGTAGCAGCAACTTTTCAAACCCATTTCAAATTCAGCATCAGAAGGGAAGCCAGCATGAAAATCCATGAGTATCAAGGCAAAGAAATCCTCCGGAAGTTCGGAGTGACGGTTCCGCGCGGCATTCCGTGCATGTCCGTGGAAGAAGCAGTGAAAGCTGCCGAAACGCTGGGCGGCCCGGTCTGGGTGGTCAAGGCGCAGATCCACGCCGGTGGCCGTGGCAAAGGCGGTGGCGTGAAAGTCGCCAAGTCGCTGGAGCAGGTCAAGGAATACTCCGAACAGATCATGGGCATGCAACTGGTGACCCACCAGACTGGCCCGGAAGGCCAGAAAGTTCGCCGTCTGATGATCGAAGAAGGCGCCGACATCAAGAAGGAACTGTACGTTTCGCTGGTGACCGACCGCGTTTCGCAGCGCGTGGT belongs to Pseudoduganella albidiflava and includes:
- a CDS encoding response regulator, producing MRILLAEDDSVLADGLTRSLRQSGYAIDCVKNGQEADTALSTQEFDLLILDLGLPKLPGLEVLRRLRSRGSLLPVLILTAADSVEQRVTGLDLGADDYMAKPFALSELEARVRALTRRGQGGGSTVVKHGPLTYDQVGRSAYINDQMLDLSARELGLLEVLLARTGRLVSKEQLVDHLCEWGEEVSNNAIEVYVHRLRKKIEVGGVRIATVRGLGYCLEKFSSAAAAEPK
- a CDS encoding sodium:solute symporter family protein, which produces MKRTFRQRLTRYYLVFTACFAAFLLSLAMLESEGMPRVWIGYMFMFATIVLYASIGLVSRTSSVAEYYVAGRRVPALFNGMATAADWISAASFISLAGTLYLNGFDGLAFVMGWTGGYCLVALLIAPYLRRFGQYTIPDFLAERYGGPANGRAVRLCAVAATILISFTYVVAQIYAVGLIASRFTGVDFSVGIFLGLASVLVCSFLGGMRAITWTQVAQYIIIVAAFLIPAMWLSAKHSGNPIPQVAYGKLLPQLSAREAALVADPRETAVRDVFRERAAQYQQRLDGLPTAWETGRAELQHALDNVRLRNASLLEIRAAERALIAYPKSADDAVAIWNAARNDNLRRARPLTPHAVPFPGATQEQSDIKRRNFIALAFCLMLGTAALPHILMRSYTTPSVDETRVSVFWTLFFILLIYLTIPALAVLVKYDIYSALVGSHFSELPTWVSYWASVDRANPLISITDINGDGLVQLAEIAIDGDVLVLATPEIAGLPYVISGLVAAGGLAAALSTADGLLLAISNALSHDVYYKIVDPKASTQKRVTISKLILLGVAFVAAYSASSKPGDILSLVGAAFSLAASTLFPALVMGVFWRRANRWGALAGMATGFLVCQFYMVRTNPTLGGSAATQWFDIAPISAAVFGVPAGLLALALVSLLTPPPAPRQAALVRHIRTPEINEIK
- a CDS encoding sensor histidine kinase; translated protein: MNSPADRSDAAWSPALEEEEEIQHSLFGEILDWMLAPLLLLWPMSIAITYLVAKSIANQPFDNALEDAVTVLSQQVREVDGTVEHRLPGAARDILRADDVDSVYFQILGPQGRHLDGDRDLPRPAPQAEEDMASPGAVHFRNANLHGTPIRVAYAYVNLEEDGERPPRLALVQLAETLEKRARLANEIIKGVILPQFIILPVVLALVWFALSRGLLPLAELQERIRARPIDDLSPIAPNQVPEEITPLVRSLNEMLARLSQSIEMQKRFIADAAHQMKTPLAGMRMQSELALRQTDQHEIHRSLEQLAKSSEAATRLVNQLLALARAENQPQSGSAFAALDLADVARSAVRDWVPASFNYRIDLGYEGPDAPVLIDGSAVMLRELLSNLIDNALRYTPQGGSVTVRLRAEEAPVLEVEDTGPGIPPAERQHVFERFYRILGSSAEGSGLGLAIVREIAQQHGAEVDVFSNPRASHPKYPGSLFRLTFPARLADKAPEEEPPFYG
- the recX gene encoding recombination regulator RecX, which gives rise to MRAPPPSLKARALRLLSTREHSRLELARKLARHAEEGDDIDALLDWLEKNKWLSEERFSESLIHRRSARYGNSRILAELQSHGVKGEALQDLKAGLAEDEVARCCDVWRRKFHGKVAEDAEERSKQMRFLIQRGFSQKAVRAAMKGYDPDDEFGNI
- a CDS encoding DUF4212 domain-containing protein, which encodes MADMPGHPDPAIGTDHDAAYWRGTRRLTAILLAAWIATSFLAVFYARELADLTLFGWPLSFYLAAQGASLVYLAIIGIYAWRMRRLDRRHREQP
- the recA gene encoding recombinase RecA, with product MDDKKAAVPASEKAKALAAALAQIEKQFGKGSVMRMDSSAPLEEVQTVSTGSLGLDIALGVGGLPRGRVVEIYGPESSGKTTLTLQTIAEMQKLGGTCAFIDAEHALDVTYAQKLGVNLHELLISQPDTGEQALEICDALVRSGSVDMIVIDSVAALTPRAEIEGDMGDSLPGLQARLMSQALRKLTGTINRTNTLVIFINQIRMKIGVMFGSPETTTGGNALKFYASVRLDIRRTGSIKSGDEVIGNETKVKVVKNKIAPPFKEAHFDILYGEGTSREGEIIDLGVEAKIVEKSGSWYSYGGERIGQGKDNARTFLRERPALAREIENKVRASLGVRELPPTEGEVVAPKLKAVE